The segment CCCTTAATCCTTGTCCAAGATCAACACCAACAGTAGTAGTGGCATCAATAGCCAAATCCTAAAAGAGCAACATAATGTGTTTGTATAAGTGTATAGTGGTTTATCATCTAgtctagaaaacaaaaaaacaatatatggTAAAAGCAAGCCATGTGACATAGAAGGAAATAACTTGAAAAGTTGAAGTACTCACAGCAATAAGATCACCAAACTGGCTAGTGAATTTTGTTCCTATGCAGCTTTTGACTAAGCCTAGTACTGTTTCACCTGCGATACAGATAAACATTCTTGTATCAGTAACCATGAGGGAAAAGCGCAACTTACATGAACGAAAAGTCCTTCCACCCTTGGCtgaaaaattatcaaaaacaaaagtaCAAGTGGACTTACGGTCATTGACATCGACTGGCATAGCAATTTTGTCGAGAACAGCGATAGCATCCTCAAGAGCCTTGTTATAAGCTGCAGAGAAGGAAACATTTCTTCAATGGAAATAGTAAACAAAGTAAAACACAGTGGAGTTGTGAAAAATTATACGAGAGTAGTATACCACGGCAGATGACTGTGGGATGGTAACTCTTCTCAATAAATGCTTCAGCAACATGTAACATTTCACCAGctgttgaaaaaaaacaaaatcagtgACAGTAAAAACAGCAGAAAACAAGTGACCATTTACACTCTTTCATGCAAGCCCCTAGTGGCAGAGAATAACCTCAATAAAAGAAACATAAGATATAATGAACATACCAAGAACAATAACAGATGTAGTCCCATCACCAACTTCTTCGTCCTGTGTACGGCTCAACTCAATCATAGACTGCAATCAACCAAAGGTAAAAAGAAACCAGATCATAAAAAGGAACAATGAGAAAGGCAACAAGAAGGTTCAAGACAGGGAAGAAACAAAACCTTAGCAGCAGGGTGAGCAACATCAAGTTCACGCAAAATAGCATTCCCATCATTGGTAACAACAATTCCTGTACAAAAAACAACTTAGGATCCACGCAACCCACCCCCATATATATAGCAAAAACTTATTTAGGCTTCACGCATAGCTAACTCTTTACACTGATATACAAATCTGTTGATACTGGATCTTTGAAAAGGTATGAACTTTAACCTAATCTCCGTTCTCTTATTATAAGATCTATAAACAGTAATAAGAAGATGGAAAAGTAAGTACCTCCACCAGCATCGAGAAGCATCTTTAACATAGAGCGAGGACCCAATGTGGTGCGGATGATATCAGCCACAGCCTGTTAAAATCGAACCAAGAACTGGTGGTGAAGCTATGATCCAAAGTAGCAACAtttttaaacacacaaaaaggaAAGGACTTTTGTTACCTTAGAAGCTTGGATATTACCATGGTGAACCTTTGTTCCAGATTCACGCTTCAACGAATCCTCTGAACATTACACCAACGAGTAGGGTTAACTACTAAGAGACTAAAAAAGCTGATTCGAGATTCATAGAGACGAGAtctgaaggagaagaagaagatgcttACTGAGAACGAGAACAGGGGCGTTCATATCTACGACGATCTAAGGGAATGACGGAGATTCCGAGCGGCGACGGAGCAAATTCGAAAAGAGTGGAAGATGGTGGATTGGAGGCTACTACTGCTTCGCGGCTCTCACTCTCTTTTTAGTTTTCAGGTTTTGTAAAGCCCATCAACTCTATTCTCATTTAGCCCATTAGCTTACAAGCCCATAAGGCctatatgtgtttgttttgtttttcatggCTTTAATTTTCATAACAAAACCATTTAGAAACTACTTTTACTACTAGTACAtgtacatcttttttttttggtgagatTTGTAACAATTTTGAGATATCTGACATTTTCTGGCTCTGCTATATATGTTACTGTTTAAAACTTAGCACTTATGAGAGTATAGTATAGTTCCAAGTTGGAACTTTCAAACTATATATGTGATTGTTCATAAATTAGCTGTGCTGACTTTTTGATTAGGCAGACTTTTACATTGTTTATGATTTCTTAAGTTACGAGTATAATTTGCAAAACTGGaggaaaataataattgaattgTATAGATGTAAATGATTATTGAATTTTGTTTACACAATATCAACACTTGTGATATATTTGGAGTGTGGAATTAGATAGAGTCCCTTAGATAAGTTTGGAGCTGTATTTATTGAGTTTATCTGGAGTTTGGAGCTGTTAGGCCATCTCTTTTTATGTTCCTTTCAACTGCGAATAATAGATCCACTTTTTGTGTGTGTCATATTTATGCTAACATTGTATTAATTTTAGAGTTTATACTCAAGTCTTGTTTTTTATCCTTATATGAATTAAGTTCAGTGGATTAAAAATATGGATACACCTAAAACCCCCAGCAACAAATCATATGATAATCAGAAACCAACAATACATTTCGGtcaaaaacaaaagacaaatgGAAAATGTCAATATCATTCAAGTTTTTTAAATCAATCAACCAAATTAAACAAACCGtcgtaaataaaattaatgaaaccATATGTTATATATCATTTACTAAAAAGAAGAACGtgaattttgattatttattgaGTTTTTACTAGTTGGAAAGTTAGATTGAAGTCTTACCTACTTTTAGTGTATTTGATTTGACGAGAGGACTTGttttttagtaaataaaaagagagagggaCGCCATTGAAAGCAGAGTAGTACATCACGTTAAAAGCTAGAGagatcaaaaccaaacaaatatttaaagcAACAACGTGAAGCACTTGAAACAAGATTGAGatataaccaaaccaaaccctATCCCTTCTACTTCTAGGCGTTTTACTTCGGCGGTTTTGGCGGCTGCTGAAGGCTTCCAATGAGCAGAAACATCAACATCGTTGGCGTTTGCCAGAGCAACAGCGGTTACTATGGCTATGGCTATGGAGGAGGATACGTGGAGAAGAGACAGTTGTTCCTAAAGAGCTACCAGTTCTCGAGGAAACAGAGCTTGACTGAGAAGATCAAGAGATCTGTGGGGAGAGTAGTGAAGAAAGTTGTCTGGATGAAGTTGAAATCTGCTCGGAGACTGAAACGCGTTGTTTGGTCGCGTCTCAAAACGGCGTTTTTCTACCACCATAGACGTTTCTTTCGTCTCCTTCGCCCAAACAAGCACTCCTCCTGCTTCTAGTATCCTAAGTCTCgatctcttctctctttttttttcattcgtTTGTGTGTGCATTAGTTTGCTGCTTGCTCATGTTGTTAATTCACTAAATAATCTTTGTTAcgaatatataaatactatGCTTGCGGATTGTGAATTGTGATCATGTATTAGATTTTTATTCTAGATTTTGTAAAAGAGTTAtcaagattttgattttgattagGATACGA is part of the Raphanus sativus cultivar WK10039 chromosome 5, ASM80110v3, whole genome shotgun sequence genome and harbors:
- the LOC108859553 gene encoding uncharacterized protein LOC108859553, yielding MSRNINIVGVCQSNSGYYGYGYGGGYVEKRQLFLKSYQFSRKQSLTEKIKRSVGRVVKKVVWMKLKSARRLKRVVWSRLKTAFFYHHRRFFRLLRPNKHSSCF